Below is a genomic region from Virgibacillus dokdonensis.
AGAGAACCGCCTTGTTGGTATTAAATCACGCGAGATATACGAAGCGCCAGCAGCAGTTACGTTAATTGCTGCACATCAAGAGTTGGAGGCGTTGACGCTAACGAGAGAGGTGGCTCAATTTAAACCGCTCATGGAGCAAAAACTAGCACAAGTGGTGTATGATGGTCTTTGGTATTCACCTTTGACGAAAGCTTTAATAGCATTTATTACAGAAACACAGAAGGATGTATCAGGTATCGTAAAGGTGAAGCTGTACAAGGGGCAGGCACAAGTAGTAGGTAGAAAATCGAAACAATCGTTATATGATTTTGATTTGGCAACATATAATGCTGAAGATTCGTTTGATCATGAAGCAGCACTAGGATTTATTAAATTATGGGGGCTTCCGACAAAAGTTCATGCAACCGTTAATCAAACGCATCGTTCTGTAGAAGAATCCGTAAAAGAAGCGATTTTAGACGTGAAAGAAAAAGAAAACTTACCGCTATAAAAGACATTCCGCAAAAAATTCTAATCTCTAACTAAGAATGAAATAGGATGCATTGCCAAGGCAGAAAAAAATGTTGCCTTGGCAATTTTGTTTCAGAGGTGTTGTAAGTCTCCCATTTAAAAAATTGATGATGGTGAGTTGACAAGTTTAAGTAGGGGGATAAAAGAAAACCCCTACTGTTTGAAGATGAACAGCAAAGATTTCATTAAATTTTACTTTTTACAGCGCTTACCCTAAACTTTTTGCTCACAGAAGCCCATTCACTTACCAACGATAAAAAAATACTGCTATAATATAGAGTATTCGTTTTAAAATGGCAAGGAGGAAGGAAACGTGGAAAAAGCAGGAAAAATGATCGTGCATATTGTTTTATTGTATATCATTTTTCAATTTGGTAATTGGATACAACGCACGTTGCATTTATTTATCCCAGGAAGTGTGATTGGGATGATGGTATTGTTTATATTATTAAGTACGAAACTTATCCGAGTCTCGTGGATTGAAGAAGGTGCCAATTACATTGTTGCTAATTTAGCCTTCTTTTTTATTCCTGTAACAGTAGGAATTATAGATTACTATGATCTGTTTTTAGGGAAAGGTGCTTTATTAATCTTGATTGTCTTAGTAAGCACCATGTTAGTAATGGGCGGTTCAGGCTTTTTTAGTCAGTGGCTAATGCGTAGAAAGGGATGGGAACATGAGTGAGTTTGTAATTGCTATCTCAGCTATTATTGGAACGTTTTTCATTTATCATCTTGCACTGAGGATACATAATACATGGAAGTATTCTTTAACCGCTCCTGTTCTAGTAGCTACTATTCTCATCATCAGTGTTCTAATCATTTTTCGTATCCCTTATGAGACGTATATGGTTGGGGGAAAATGGATTAATGAATTACTCGGACCTGCAGTAGTTGCGCTTGCTTATCCGTTATATAAAAATAAAGATACATTAAAGCAGGTAGCTGCTCCTATATTAGCAGGTACGCTACTAGGCGGAGTTGTTGGAATAACTACAGGTCTATTGCTTGCCCAATGGGCAGGTTTTGAGTCCGCGATCGTATATTCGTTAACGCCAAAA
It encodes:
- a CDS encoding LrgB family protein, whose protein sequence is MSEFVIAISAIIGTFFIYHLALRIHNTWKYSLTAPVLVATILIISVLIIFRIPYETYMVGGKWINELLGPAVVALAYPLYKNKDTLKQVAAPILAGTLLGGVVGITTGLLLAQWAGFESAIVYSLTPKSVTTPVAMAVTDTIGGVMPLAAIFVMIAGIGGVLMHHYVFRLFQVNHYLGRGVGMGSASHAIGTATSMEVSQLEGAVSTISMVISAVVVSIITPSLVQLMM
- a CDS encoding CidA/LrgA family protein, which translates into the protein MEKAGKMIVHIVLLYIIFQFGNWIQRTLHLFIPGSVIGMMVLFILLSTKLIRVSWIEEGANYIVANLAFFFIPVTVGIIDYYDLFLGKGALLILIVLVSTMLVMGGSGFFSQWLMRRKGWEHE